The following are encoded in a window of Dysidea avara chromosome 4, odDysAvar1.4, whole genome shotgun sequence genomic DNA:
- the LOC136253880 gene encoding E3 ubiquitin-protein ligase TRIM71-like gives MTTKMKTQENEANKQIDRHYDELGEKLMKQRSQVKQKVQSTVSQEMKALGAKCDKVKLAQVELEGLKMKHDSLAMASDDDESYAKQKQLISKWFLKLESAHEKDLQPVEMDKIEFFPSTSDFPDFCHLSVCPSLATFDYEQVSVQLETNTGEMVAVEVQDNNDGTYSASFISKQVGKAKLIVCVNGKEIAGSPYNIEIYRNYEAISLPSKVVEDCSIVGSPKDIALSYRSVWAVVDKNQVYLYDGQNHLVRKIRKHKGNEVILNHCKGVTFDADDYLYVTDNKCVKKFDVHGNYLLQFGGSDLGNNQLQNPQDGKYRIIVFDKSGNFIHSFTGLREKRDNSCNNSNYYALAINPDGNVYVLNNLTKKVMIFYDF, from the exons ATGACAACGAAGATGAAAACACAAGAAAATGAAGCAAACAAGCAAATTGATCGACATTATGATGAACTCGGTGAAAAGTTGATGAAGCAAAGAAGTCAGGTGAAGCAAAAAGTACAAAGCACAGTGTCACAGGAAATGAAGGCACTGGGAGCAAAATGTGATAAAGTAAAACTGGCTCAAGTTGAACTGGAAGGTTTGAAAATGAAACATGACTCCCTAGCAATGGCCTCTGATGATGATGAATCATATGCAAAACAGAAGCAGTTGATTAGTAAGTGGTTTTTGAAATTAGAGTCTGCTCATGAGAAAGATCTACAACCTGTAGAAATGGATAAAATTGAATTCTTTCCTTCTACATCTGATTTTCCTGACTTTTGCCATCTTTCTGTATGCCCTTCGTTAGCTACTTTTGACTATGAG CAAGTTTCTGTACAACTAGAAACCAATACAGGAGAAATGGTAGCTGTAGAAGTTCAGGATAACAATGATGGTACCTATTCTGCTTCATTTATAAGCAAACAAGTTGGGAAGGCTAAGTTAATAGTGTGTGTCAATGGAAAAGAGATTGCAGGAAGCCCATACAACATTGAAATATACCGGAATTATGAAGCAATAAGTTTACCTAGTAAAGTTGTAGAAGATTGTAGCATCGTTGGTAGTCCTAAGGACATTGCATTAAGCTATCGTAGTGTGTGGGCAGTAGTTGATAAAAACCAGGTGTATTTATATGATGgtcaaaatcatttagtgagAAAGATCAGAAAACACAAAGGAAATGAGGTCATATTGAATCATTGTAAAGGAGTTACATTTGATGCTGACGATTACTTGTATGTGACTGACAACAAGTGTGTGAAGAAGTTTGATGTGCATGGCAATTACTTGCTGCAGTTTGGAGGCTCTGATTTAGGCAACAATCAGCTACAGAATCCGCAAG ATGGCAAATATCGCATCATTGTCTTTGATAAATCTGGCAACTTTATCCATTCCTTTACTGGTTTACGAGAGAAACGTGACAACTCATGTAACAATAGCAATTATTATGCATTAGCTATCAATCCTGATGGCAATGTGTATGTCCTTAACAACCTCACCAAAAAGGTTATGATATTTTATGACTTTTAA